Within the Mucilaginibacter sp. CSA2-8R genome, the region TGAAGTCGGTCACTTTGTAGGCTTTGTTGCCATCAACAGCTTCAAACGCAACCAATTTATTAAACACCTTTGGCGTAACCAACCGTCCTAAAACGGCATCCTGGCGAGTGTAAACCACTTGCAGCGGGCTCATACCAATATCACTCAACACTTGCTGATTAAGCAACCAGGTTGGCGTAGTAAATAATTGCTTATCTAAAAACGCCATCGCTTCGCGTTGTGTAGCAGCCGGGGTATACTCATAAACCGCACCTGCCTGATCTGTAGTTTTAGGGTTTTCGTAAATACCGCCAATGTTTTTGGTTACATGGCCCATATAACGTCCAAATTGGGTGGTTAGCTGGTTATACATGTTTTCCAAATCATCGTAACCTTCGCCGGTTTCTTTTGTCCACTCCGGTAATTTTACTAAAATACGCTGCAGGTTTTTGATGCCGTAGGTACTGGCCACCATTGCATTGTCGCTCAAATCCTCGTTTTGTGAGTGCGGATCATCCGGGTTAGTTTCGGTACCAAACCATAACCTGCGATTTTTGGCACTTTCAACGGTCATCTTGTTCAATTCTTCTTTATCTGCATCCGGTCCTTTTTCGCCCAGGTATTTATAGCCCCACTCAATGGCCCATTTATCATAATCGCCAATGCGTGGATATAAGCCTTTAGCTGTAATGTTATCTTCGGGTTGAGCCACGTAATTAAAACGTGCATAGTCCATAATTGATGGGGTATGGCCGTTAGCCTCAACAAATGCCTTGTCGCGCAGTTTTTCAACCGGAACGCTTGAGCTTGAACCATAATTATGGCGTAAACCCAGAGTGTGCCCAACCTCATGAGAGGATACAAAACGAATTAGGTCGCCCATTAATTTATCATCAAAAGTCATTTTGCGCGCACGGGGGTCAACGGCTGCCGTTTGTATAAAATACCAATCGTGCACCAGCTTCATTACATTGTGGTACCAGTTGATGTGCGTTTCTAAAATTTCGCCACTGCGGGGATCGGATATGTGCGGGCCGCTGGCATTCTCAGTTTCCGACGGTTTATAAACAATTACCGAATGGCTGGCATCTTCCAAGCTCCAGGTAGAGTCTTGTTTGCTTGTAGGAGCAACCTTAGCCACGATGGCGTTTTTAAAGCCGGCTTTTTCAAAAGCTTTTTGCCAGTCGTTAACACCTGCAATTAAGTAAGGCACCCATTTTTTAGGTGTAGCCGGGTCAATGTAGTAAACAATTTGTTTTTTTGGTTCTACAAGCTCACCTCGCTTATATTTGGCCATATCTGCAGCCTTTGGCTCTAAACGCCAGCGCGCAATCAATTGCACGTCTTTAACGCCCTGCGGATTTAAATCAAAATCGGTGTAATTACTGGTAAAATAACCCACGCGAGGGTCGAAGTAACGGCCTTTCATCGGTACTTTAGGCAAAATAACCAGCGAGGTATTCAACTCAACAGTTACCGACCCATTAGGGGCACCACCGCCCATAGCTGTAACCGGCAAGCCTACACGACCAAAGGGCGACGGTGCCGCCGTTAAGCCGTATGTTTTTACGGTGTTAATTTCAATATTATTACTAAAACTGCGTACGTTCTCAATATAACTGCGGTCGCTAATCAGGTTACCTAAACGTATACGCTGCTTTCCTTGCGGCGAACCAAAAAAGAATACCTCATTATCGCCGTTGATATAATCAGTCATATCAATAACGCTGCCCTTAGCATCGGGCGAGAAAGCAGCGATATTAAACGCTGCTGCAATAGCCTGTATATTAGACCTTTGTACTGCCTGGTACATTGCTTTGGTACTGTCGGGGCTATAAGCTCTGAACGATACCTTACGCATAAAAATGCGGTTAGCAGGGCCCTTTTCAAAACGGATCACGCTGCTGCCAATCTGGTCGCCTGCGTAGCCGTCAGCCTCGCGCACTTCGGCACCGGCACGCGAGATGCGGCTTACCACCAATATATCGCGGTTTAAAACGCTGTCGCCAATCTCAAAATAATATTTGTCGTCAATTTTATGCGTTTTAAACAAACCTTTGCGGGTAACAGCTTTTTCGGTAATTACAGATTTGTAGGGACGGGGTTGCGCCCGTTGCTGGGTTGCTGCCAAACCTGCAAAACCGCCCGGAATTGCAGCCCGGCGAGCGGTGCTGTCTGTGCGGCCCTGACCAAAAGAAGTTGCGGCCACAGCGGCGAACACCACGCTGAGTAAAATTTTGTTCATTTTAGGGGTTAATTAATTTTCAACTAAATGTACATTAAAGAAAAACAGCTAAAAATATATCTCTTATTTGTTACAAAACGGTGGGTTGCTGGCCTACAACTCGTATTTTAATTGAAAATTGATAAAAAATTATTTAATTTTCGTTCATGGTGTTTAACGAAGACTTTCTGCATTATGTATGGAAATTTAAGCTCTTCGATTTCAAAGATTTAACTACCACCGATGGGCAAAAGCTCGATGTCATATCGGTTGGGATGCATAATTTAAACGCCGGTCCCGATTTTTCAAACAGCCGTATCAGGATAGGGGACACCACTTGGGCCGGAAATACCGAAATTCACTTAGCGGCGTCGGATTGGG harbors:
- a CDS encoding zinc-dependent metalloprotease yields the protein MNKILLSVVFAAVAATSFGQGRTDSTARRAAIPGGFAGLAATQQRAQPRPYKSVITEKAVTRKGLFKTHKIDDKYYFEIGDSVLNRDILVVSRISRAGAEVREADGYAGDQIGSSVIRFEKGPANRIFMRKVSFRAYSPDSTKAMYQAVQRSNIQAIAAAFNIAAFSPDAKGSVIDMTDYINGDNEVFFFGSPQGKQRIRLGNLISDRSYIENVRSFSNNIEINTVKTYGLTAAPSPFGRVGLPVTAMGGGAPNGSVTVELNTSLVILPKVPMKGRYFDPRVGYFTSNYTDFDLNPQGVKDVQLIARWRLEPKAADMAKYKRGELVEPKKQIVYYIDPATPKKWVPYLIAGVNDWQKAFEKAGFKNAIVAKVAPTSKQDSTWSLEDASHSVIVYKPSETENASGPHISDPRSGEILETHINWYHNVMKLVHDWYFIQTAAVDPRARKMTFDDKLMGDLIRFVSSHEVGHTLGLRHNYGSSSSVPVEKLRDKAFVEANGHTPSIMDYARFNYVAQPEDNITAKGLYPRIGDYDKWAIEWGYKYLGEKGPDADKEELNKMTVESAKNRRLWFGTETNPDDPHSQNEDLSDNAMVASTYGIKNLQRILVKLPEWTKETGEGYDDLENMYNQLTTQFGRYMGHVTKNIGGIYENPKTTDQAGAVYEYTPAATQREAMAFLDKQLFTTPTWLLNQQVLSDIGMSPLQVVYTRQDAVLGRLVTPKVFNKLVAFEAVDGNKAYKVTDFMTDMQNMIFREVKSGKTIDVYRRNLQKLYVDKLIDIVKPQPAAAQTIVFNGRGVAPRELEQTDAVSVAKAQLRSINSLIKSTNISDSMSTYHLQDLSDRITEALNPKS